The window GCGAAGTACTCGACATGCTTGGACTTGAACGCCTTGGCCAGGCGAGTGAAGTAGTCACCGGTGCCGAACACCCCGTCGATCACCTCCGCGATCTCCGGCCGCAGCCGCCGCGTACCGCACTCCATCTGGCCGACGTACGCGCCGCTCGTGAAGATCCGCTCGCCCAGACCCTCCTGGGTCAGCCCGGCAGCTTCCCGGTGGCGCCTCAGTTCCTCGCGCGCAAACTCCTCCGGTGTCTGTGCGCCACTCACAGCTTTCGGCTTGGCCATGAGCCAACTCCCCGCTTCCGCAGTGCCCTCGCTCCGCGAAAAGCGTAGTCCCGGCCGCACCGACGGTTCAGCGGAACGCATTGATACGACTACCCAACGCCACAGCGCCCGCCACCCCTGGTCGGGGACGTGGCGGGCGCTGTGTCGGAGTACCGCACACCGTTGTACGGACCGTATGAGGGGTCCCGCCCCTTCGCGGGGGCGGGGTGCCGAGGGTGTTGTTACACCATCAGCGAGCGGTCCGTCGGCTTGACCGGGTACGGGAGGGCACTGCTGCCGGTCAGGAAGCGGTCCACGCCGCGGGCGGCCGAGCGGCCTTCCGCGATGGCCCAGACGATCAGCGACTGGCCGCGGCCCGCGTCGCCGGCGACGAAGACGCCGTCCACGTTGGTCGCGTAGGAGGCGTCGCGGTCGATGTTGCCGCGGGCGTCCATCTCCAGGCCGAACTGCTGGGTGAGACCGTTCTCCTGGTCGGTGCCCGTGAAGCCCATCGCCAGGGTGACCAGCTGCGCGGGGAGGACGCGCTCGGTGCCGGCCTTCTGGACGAGCTTGCCGTCCTCGAAGGCGACCTCGATCAGGTGCAGGGCCTGGACGTTGCCGTCCTCGTCGCCCTCGAAGTGGGTGGTGGAGACGGAGTAGACCCGCTCGCCGCCCTCCTCGTGGGCCGAGGTGACCTTGTAGAGCATCGGGAAGGTCGGCCAGGGCTGGTTGGCGTTCCGGTCCTCGCCCGGCTTGGGCATGATCTCCAGCTGCGTGACGGAGGCCGCGCCCTGGCGGTGGGCGGTGCCCACGCAGTCCGCGCCGGTGTCGCCGCCGCCGATGACGACCACGTGCTTGCCCTCGGCCGTGATGGGGGGCGCCATGAAGTCGCCCTCCTGGACCTTGTTGGCGAGCGGCAGGTACTCCATCGCGAAGTGGATGCCGTTCAGCTCGCGGCCCGGGACCGGCAGGTCGCGGGAGACGGTCGCGCCCGCCGCGATGACCACCGCGTCGAACCGCTTGCGCAGGTCGGTGGCGGTGATGTCGCGGCCGACCTCGATGCCGGTGCGGAACTTGGTGCCCTCCGCGCGCATCTGCTCGATGCGGCGGTTGATGTGCACCTTCTCCATCTTGAACTCGGGGATGCCGTAGCGCAGCAGGCCGCCGATGCGGTCGGCGCGCTCGTACACGACCACGGTGTGGCCGGCCCGGGTCAGCTGCTGGGCGGCGGCGAGGCCCGCCGGACCGGAGCCGATGACGGCGGCGGTCTTGCCGGACAGCCGCTCCGGCGCCTGCGGGGTGACGTCGCCGTTGTCCCACGCCTTGTCGATGATCGAGACTTCGACGTTCTTGATGGTGACGGCGGGCTGGTTGATGCCGAGCACGCACGCCGACTCGCACGGGGCCGGGCACAGCCGCCCGGTGAACTCCGGGAAGTTGTTCGTCGCGTGCAGGCGCTCCGAGGCGGCGGTCCAGTCCTCGCGGTACGAGAAGTCGTTCCACTCCGGGATCAGGTTCCCGAGCGGGCACCCGTTGTGGCAGAACGGGATGCCGCAGTCCATGCAGCGGCCGGCCTGCTTGCTGATGATCGGGAGCAGCGAGCCCGGAACGTAGACCTCGTTCCAGTCCTTCAGCCGATCGGCGACGGGACGGGAGCAGGCGGTCTCGCGCGGGGTGGTGAGGAAGCCCTTCGGGTCAGCCATGGGTCGCCGCCTCCATCATCTTCTCCGTGGTCTCGGATTCCGAGAGTCCGGCGAGCTCAGCGGCGTCCTTGGCGGCGAGCACTGCCTTGTACGTGGTGGGGATGATCTTGCTGAAGCGGTCCACCGCGACGGACCAGTCAGCCAGGAGCTTCGCGGCCACGGTCGAGCCGGTCTCCTCCTCGTGGCGGCGCACCACATCGTGCAGCCACTGCTTGTCGGTGTCGGACAGGGCCTCCACGGCGCCCGCGTTGCCGACGTTGACGTTGTGCGGGTCGAGGTCGATGACGTACGCGACGCCGCCCGACATACCGGCCGCGAAGTTGCGGCCCGTCTCGCCCAGGACGACCGCCTGGCCGCCGGTCATGTACTCGCAGCCGTGGTCGCCCACGCCCTCCGAAACGACCAGCGCACCCGAGTTGCGGACGCAGAAGCGCTCGCCGGTGCGGCCGCGCAGGAACATCTCGCCGCCGGTGGCTCCGTAGCCGATGGTGTTGCCGGCGATGGTGGAGTACTCGGCGAGGTGGTCGGCGCCGCGGTCCGGGCGGACCACGATGCGGCCACCGGAGAGGCCCTTGCCGACGTAGTCGTTGGCGTCGCCCTCCAGCCGGAGGGTGATGCCCTTCGGCACGAAGGCGCCGAAGGACTGGCCGGCGCTGCCCGTGAAGGTCAGGTCGATGGTGTTGTCGGGCAGGCCCGCGCCACCGAACTTCTTCGTGACGTGGTGGCCGAGCATGGTGCCCACGGTCCGGTTGATGTTGCGGATCGAGACCTGGGCGCGGACGGGCAGGGCCGCCTCGGCGGAGTCCGCGTTCAGCGCGTCGGCCGCGAGCTCGACGAGCTCGTTGTCGAGGGCCTTCTCCAGACCGTGGTCCTGCTCGATCAGGGCGTGGCGGACCGCGCCCTCGGGCAGCTCCGGCACGTAGAAGAGCGGCTCCAGGTCGAGACCCTGCGCCTTCCAGTGCGTGACGGCCTTGGTGGTGTCGAGGAGCTCGGCGTGGCCGACGGCCTCCTCGATCGTGCGGAAGCCCAGCTCGGCGAGGATCTCGCGCACCTCCTCCGCGATGTACTCGAAGAAGTTGACGACGAACTCGGGCTTGCCGGAGAAGCGACTCCGCAGGACCGGGTTCTGGGTGGCGATGCCGACCGGGCAGGTGTCCAGGTGGCAGACGCGCATCATGACGCAGCCGGAGACGACGAGCGGCGCGGTCGCGAAACCGAACTCCTCGGCGCCGAGCAGCGCGGCGATGACCACGTCGCGGCCGGTCTTGAGCTGGCCGTCCGTCTGGACCACGATGCGGTCGCGCAGCCCGTTGAGCAGCAGGGTCTGCTGGGTCTCGGCGAGGCCGAGCTCCCAGGGGCCGCCCGCGTGCTTGAGCGAGGTGAGCGGGGAGGCGCCCGTTCCGCCGTCGTGGCCGGAGATGAGGACGACGTCCGCGTGGGCCTTGGAGACACCGGCCGCGACCGTACCCACGCCGACCTCGGAGACCAGCTTCACGTGGATGCGGGCGACCGGGTTGGCGTTCTTGAGGTCGTGGATCAGCTGAGCCAGGTCCTCGATGGAGTAGATGTCGTGGTGCGGCGGCGGGGAGATCAGGCCGACACCCGGGGTGGAGTGCCGGGTCTTGGCGACCCACGGGTAGACCTTGTGGCCGGGCAGCTGGCCGCCCTCGCCGGGCTTCGCGCCCTGCGCCATCTTGATCTGGATGTCGTCCGCGTTGACCAGGTACTCCGAGGTCACACCGAAGCGGCCGGAGGCGACCTGCTTGATGGAGGAGCGGCGCGCCGGGTCGTACAGGCGGTCCGGGTCCTCGCCGCCCTCACCGGTGTTGGACTTGGCGCCCAGCTGGTTCATGGCGATGGCGAGGGTCTCGTGCGCCTCCTTGGAGATGGAGCCGTACGACATGGCGCCGGTGGAGAAGCGCTTGACGATGTCGGCGACCGACTCGACCTCGTCGATGGAGATGGCTTCGCGCTCCGACTTGAAGCCGAACAGGCCGCGGAGCGTCATCAGGCGTTCGGACTGCTCGTTCACCCGGGCCGTGTACTGCTTGAAGATGTCGTACCGGCGGTTGCGGGTGGCGTGCTGGAGGCGGAAGACCGTCTCCGGGTCGAACAGGTGCGGCTCGCCCTCGCGGCGCCACTGGTACTCGCCGCCGATCTCCAGCGCGCGGTGCGTGGCCGCGATGCCGGAGACGGGGTACGCCTTGGCGTGGCGCGCGGCCACCTCCTTGGCGATGACGTCCAGGCCGGCGCCGCCGATCTTGGTGGCGGTGCCGTTGAAGTAGGTCTCGACGAACTCGTCGTTCAGGCCGACGGCCTCGAAGACCTGGGCGCCGCGGTAGGAGGCGACGGTGGAGATGCCCATCTTGGACATGACCTTCAGAACGCCCTTGCCGAGCGCGTAGATCAGGTTCTTGATGGCCTGCTCCGGCTCCAGGCCGGACAGGAAGGTACCGGCGCGCAGCAGGTCCTCGACGGACTCCATGGCGAGGTACGGGTTGACCGCGGCAGCGCCGTAGCCGATGAGCAGGGCGACGTGGTGGACCTCGCGGACGTCACCGGCCTCGACCAGCAGACCCACCTGGGTGCGCTGCTTGGTGGCGATGAGGTGGTGGTGCACGGCGGAGGTGAGCAGCAGCGACGGGATCGGCGCGTGCTCGGCGTCCGAGTGACGGTCCGAGAGGACGATCAGGCGGGCGCCGTTGGCGATGGCCGCGTCGGCCTCGGCGCGGATCTCCTCGATGCGGGCGGCCAGGGCCTCGCCGCCGCCGGAGACCCGGTAGAGGCCGGAGAGCGTGGCGGCCTTCATGCCGGGCATGTCGCCGTCGGCGTTGATGTGGATGAGCTTGGCCAGCTCGTCGTTGTCGATCACCGGGAAGGGCAGGGTGACGCTGCGGCAGGACGCGGCGGTCGACTCCAGCAGGTTGCCCTGCGGGCCGAGCGAGGACAGCAGCGAGGTGACGAGCTCCTCGCGGATGGCGTCCAGCGGCGGGTTGGTGACCTGCGCGAAGAGCTGGGTGAAGTAGTCGAAGAGCAGCCGGGGGCGCTCGGACAGGGCCGCGATCGGGGAGTCCGTACCCATGGAGCCGAGCGGCTCGCCGGCGGTACGGGCCATCGGCGCGAGGATGACGCGCAGCTCTTCCTCGGTGTAGCCGAAGGTCTGCTGGCGGCGGGTGACCGAGGCGTGGGTGTGCACGATGTGCTCACGCTCGGGCAGGTCCGACAGCTCGATCTCGCCGGTCTCCAGCCATTCGGCGTACGGAGCGGCGCCGGCCAGCTCGTTCTTGATCTCGTCGTCCTCGATGATCCGCTTCTGGGCGGTGTCGACGAGGAACATCTTGCCGGGCTGCAGGCGGCCCTTGCGGACGACCTTGGCCGGGTCGATGTCGAGCACGCCGACCTCGGAGCCGAGGACGACGAGGCCGTCGTCGGTGACCCAGTAGCGGCCGGGGCGCAGACCGTTGCGGTCGAGGACCGCGCCGACCTGGACGCCGTCGGTGAAGGTGACGCAGGCCGGGCCGTCCCAGGGCTCCATCTGGGTGGAGTGGTACTTGTAGAACGCGCGGCGGGCCGGGTCCATGGAGGTGTGGTTCTCCCACGCCTCCGGGATCATCATCAGCACGCTGTGCGGGAGCGAGCGGCCGCCGAGGTGGAGCAGCTCCAGGACCTCGTCGAAGGAGGCCGAGTCGGAGGCGTCCGGGGTGCAGATCGGGAAGATCCGGTCCAGGACGCCGTCACCGAAGGCCTCGGAGGCCAGCTGGGACTCGCGGGCCTTCATCCAGTTGCGGTTGCCCTTGACCGTGTTGATCTCGCCGTTGTGCGCGACGAAACGGTACGGGTGGGCGAGCGGCCACGACGGGAAGGTGTTCGTCGAGAAGCGCGAGTGGACCAGGGCGACGGCCGAGGCGAAGCGGCGGTCGGAGAGGTCGGGGAAGAAGGGCTCCAGCTGGCCGGTGGTCAGCATGCCCTTGTAGACGATGGTGCGGGCGGAGAGCGACGGGAAGTACACGCCGGCCTCGCGCTCGGCGCGCTTGCGCAGCACGAAGGCCTTGCGGTCCAGCTCGATGCCCGTGCTTCCGTTGCTGACGAACAGCTGCGAGAAGGCCGGCATGGTGGCGCGGGCGCCGTTGCCGAGCAGGTCCGGGGTGACCGGGACCTCGCGCCAGCCGAGGACCGTGAGGTTCTCCTCGGCGGCGATGGCCTCGATCTGCTCCACGGCGACGGCCTGTGCGGTGCCGTCGGCGGGGAGGAAGGCGATGCCGACGGCGTAGCCGCCGGCCTCGGGGAGCTCGAAGCCGGCCACCTCGCGCAGGAACGCGTCGGGGACCTGGCTGAGGATTCCGGCGCCGTCGCCCGAGTCCGGCTCGGAGCCGGTCGCGCCGCGGTGCTCGAGGTTCCGCAATACGGTCAGTGCCTGCTCAACGAGCGTGTGGGTGGCCTCGCCGGTGAGGTTCGCCACGAATCCGACGCCACAGGCGTCCTTCTCGTTGCGCGGGTCGTACATGCCCTGCTGGGCGGGGCGACCGTCCATGGGCGACCAGGCGGTGGTGCTGGGGCCGGTCGCGGAGTGCGTGGATGCGGAACGCATCGGCTCTCCCGTCGTCGTCGTGGCATATGTGCATAGCCGAGGGACGACGTTGGCCCTCTGCGAAATTTCGTGCAGATTACATGATGACGACAATCCCGAGAAGCGGATACGTCATTCCAGCATGCGGACACTGCACGGGGCAGGAAGAGGGGACTTTCGCGGCGCTCCACGAGGTGGCGCGGGGCGGAGGTCCCGGTGCAGGGCGGGCATCGTTGCCCGGAGTCCTGGTCTGATGCCCGGCGGACACAGGATCGAAACCGCCGAGTAATGAACTATTTATGTGGTGCTCTGCATAGTGTCTCACTCCAGCCGCGGTCAGCCTATGGCTCCACCGATCCAGGTTCCCAGGATGTACGTCACACCCGCGGCCGCGCCACCCAGCGCCAGCTGACGCAGGCCGCTGTACCACCAGGACCGTGCGGTGACCCGGGAGACGACCGCCCCGCAGGCGAAGAGCCCGGCCAGCGCGAGCAGCACCGCGGGCCACAGCGCCGTGGCGCCGAGCAGGTACGGCAGCACGGGGAGCAGCGCGCCCAGTGCGAACGAGCCGAAGGACGAGACCGCGGCGACGAGCGGCGAGGGCAGGTCGTCCGGATCGATGCCGAGCTCCTCGCGGGCGTGGATCTCCAGCGCCTGCTCGGGGTCGCGCGACAGCTGCATGGCGACCTCGCGGGCGAGCGGCGGCTCGACGCCGCGGGAGACGTAGAGCTCGGCGAGCTCCTCCATCTCGTCGACCGGATGCTTGCGCAACTGCTGTCGCTCCACATCCAGTTCGGCGAGGACCAGTTCGCGCTGCGAGGCGACGGAGGTGTATTCGCCGGCCGCCATCGAGAAGGCGCCGGCCGCGAGCCCCGCGAGCCCGGTGATGACGACGGTCTGCGGGGCGACGGCGCCGCCCGCCACGCCGGTCATCAGGGCGAGGTTGGAGACGAGCCCGTCCATGGCACCGAAGACGGCCGGTCGCAGCCATCCGCCGTTGACGTCCCGGTGGGTGTGGTTGTCGCGGTGGGCGGTGTGCAGCGGTGCTTCGATGTCGATGATGGACATGCGTGAAATCTCCCCAAATATGCGAACGGACGCCAGGACGCGTGCCGCTCCCCCTGAACACCTCGAAACTACGCACGATTTCTGTCGCCCGCCAGCAAGGAAGGCCGTACTTACCTGGGCTTTTACGGGTCGGCGACCGGGTGACGAGGGTGCGCGCGGGGTGTTTCGCGACAGGCGACAAACCACATGCCATGGCACAAATCCCCCAAGGGCTCATGATGAGCCCCATCCAATGTGGGAGAGGCGCGCCATGGAGCCGATGAAGCTGATTGCATGCAATCCGCAGGTCCTCCTCGAACGGGCCAGGGGCGCTCTTCTCGGACTCGCCGTGGGTGATGCGCTGGGCGCCCCCGCGGAGAACATGAAGCCGTCGGAGATCCGGGCGAAATGGGGCCGCATCGAGGGTTTCGTGTCGGAGGACCCGGCAGGCACGGACGACACCGAGTACGCGATCTTCTCGGGGCTGCTGCTGGCCCGCCACGGCTCGGCGCTCACCGTCTCCCACGTGGAACGGGCCTGGCACCACTGGATCGCCGATCTCGACGAAGGCCCGTTCCGCGGCGCCGGATTCTCGGAGCGCGGCACCCTGGAGAACCTCCGCAGGGGCCTGGCCGCACCCATCTCGGCCCAGCACCGGCACGCGTGGTCGGACGGTCTCGCCATGCGGGCGGCGCCGTTCGGCGTCTTCGCCGCGGGCCGGCCGGCGGAGGCCGCCCGGCTGGTCGCCATCGACGGCTCGGTCAGCCACGACGGCGAGGGCATCTACGGCGGCCAGGCGGTGGCCGCGGGCGTGGCGGCGGCCATGGCCGGCGGCTCCCCCGCCTCGGTGGTCTCGGCGGCCCTGTCCGTCATCCCGTCCGACTCGTGGACGGCCCGCTCCCTGCGCCGGGCGGTCACCGCCGCCCCGCGGGGCGAACGGGCGGTGCGCTCGGCGGTGGTCATCGGCGGCTACCCGTGGACGGACCTCGCCCCCGAGGCGGTGGGCCTGGCCTTCGGCGCCTTCGCCGCGTGCCGGGGGGACTTCCCCTCCTCCGTCCTCACCGCCGTGAACATGGGCCGCGACGCCGACACCACGGCCGCGGTGGCGGGCGCGCTGGCCGGTGCGCTGTCGGGCGCGGCCGCGATCCCCGCCGCCTGGTCCTCGGCCATCGGCCCCGTCCGCGGCAGCTGCCTCCCCTCGATGCGGGGCTATCACGTCCTGGACATCGCGGACCTCCTCACCCCCGAATGCGAGGCCCCCCGATGACCCTCTCCCCGGACGACCTGACCACGACTGCGCCGACCACCCACGAACCGGCTCCGGCCGGCCGGGCCCCGGCCGGAGCGGAACGAGGGATCGGCAACCCGACCGGTACGGGGCCGGCGGAACCGAGGGCCGCAGACCTGGCCCCGGCCGGGCAGGACCCGGCCGGGCCGCCGTCGGCCCTGCGGCCGGTCGGTCCGGTACGCCTCCCGGCGGACCCGGCTCCGGCCAGGGCGGAGCGCGGACTCGAGGACGCGACCACCGCTACGGGTCCGACTCCGGCGAAGCCGGGGGCGGGAGCGGGGGGCCCGGACCCCGGGGGGCCGGGCCCCGCCGGGGCCCTGCCCGGCACGTCGGCGACGAGCCCGATCCCGGGTCCGGTGCCCGCGCCGGATTCGGCGGAGCGGGAGTCCAGGAGCCCCGCCGCGGGTGCGGGGCGGGACAGGGCGGCGGCCATCGCCGCCCTCGCCGCCACCGACCCGGGATCCCGCATCGTGATCCGTACCGGCCAGGCGGTCCCGGCCCGGGCAGGGACCGGGGTCGGGGTCGGGACGGGGACCGGCACCCGGGCCCAGGTCGCCGCCAGGGCCGAGGCCGAGGTCACGACCCGGGCCGGGGAGGAGTCCGCCGAGCGCCCCGCAGGGGTCCCGGCCGGGACCCGGCGGATCGAGGGCCTCCTCCTCGGGCTCGCCGCGGGCGACGCGGCCGGCTGGCCCGCCGCCCGCCACCGCGCCAGCCGGATGCCCGAGTGGACCCGCCGCCTCACCCGCGAGCTCGACACCTTCGCCGAGCAGAACGCCACCACCACCCTCCCCGTCCCCATCGCCCTCAACCAGCCCCCCGAACCGCTCCGCCTCGGCCCCTCCGACGACGCCGAATGGGCGGCCTTCGTCGCCGAGTCCGTGCTCACCGCCGCCGGGGTGCTGCTCAGCGACCTCTCCCGCTCCCGCCGCATGCGCGCCGCCATCGACCTCGCCTGGAACGCCCTGGCCTCCGAGGTCGCCGCGGCAGCGGAACGCGCGCCCGAGGTCGAGTCCGCCGTCCTGCCCCTGCGCGCCCGGATCTCCGTACGCGCCGGCCTCGGCAATCTCGCCACCGGCCTGCGCCCGCCCGCCACCGGCCACGACAACCCGCACTACTTCGACGACGCCGCCTGCGTCCGGGCCTGCGTCCTCGCCGTCGTGCACCCCGGCGACGCCCGGGCGGCGGCCGACCTCGCCGAGTTCGACGCCCGCTACACGCAGGACGGCGACGGGGTCCACGGAGCCCGCGCCATGGCCGCCGCCATCGCCACCGCCTTGAGCGCCGCCGGCGCCGACGACGCCGTCGACGCCGCCGTGGACGCCGCCCTCGCCCAGCTCCCCGAGACCACCGAGATCGGCCGCAACGCCCGCCACGCCGTCCGGCTCGCCCGCACCCACAAGGACGGCGGCGCCTTCGCCATCGTCCCCACCCTCGAACACGAGATCGTGGACCACGTCTACAGCTACGGGATCGCCGCCGCCGAGACCGTCCCCGTGGCCCTCGCCCTCGCCACCGCCGCCCGCGGCAGGATGACCGAAGCCGTCCCGGCCGCCGCCTGCCTGTCCCGCGTCGCGGACTCCGCCCCCGCCCTGGCCGGCGCGCTGACCGGCGCGCTCGGCGGCGGCGACTCGATCCCCGCCGCCTGGCGCGAGGCCTGCCGCACCCTCTCCGGCTGCGCCCTGCCCCGCCTCGCCGGCACCGACCTCGTGGAACTCGCCGCGCTCCTCGCGGCCACGGAACTCACCTCACCCAAGGGATGATTCGGACATGACGCTCACGTTGGAGGACCGGGCCCGCGGCGCTCTCGTCGGGGCCGCCGTCGGCGACGCGCTCGGCGGCCCGGTGGAGGGC is drawn from Streptomyces sp. NBC_01232 and contains these coding sequences:
- a CDS encoding ADP-ribosylglycohydrolase family protein; the encoded protein is MPGTSATSPIPGPVPAPDSAERESRSPAAGAGRDRAAAIAALAATDPGSRIVIRTGQAVPARAGTGVGVGTGTGTRAQVAARAEAEVTTRAGEESAERPAGVPAGTRRIEGLLLGLAAGDAAGWPAARHRASRMPEWTRRLTRELDTFAEQNATTTLPVPIALNQPPEPLRLGPSDDAEWAAFVAESVLTAAGVLLSDLSRSRRMRAAIDLAWNALASEVAAAAERAPEVESAVLPLRARISVRAGLGNLATGLRPPATGHDNPHYFDDAACVRACVLAVVHPGDARAAADLAEFDARYTQDGDGVHGARAMAAAIATALSAAGADDAVDAAVDAALAQLPETTEIGRNARHAVRLARTHKDGGAFAIVPTLEHEIVDHVYSYGIAAAETVPVALALATAARGRMTEAVPAAACLSRVADSAPALAGALTGALGGGDSIPAAWREACRTLSGCALPRLAGTDLVELAALLAATELTSPKG
- a CDS encoding ADP-ribosylglycohydrolase family protein — its product is MKLIACNPQVLLERARGALLGLAVGDALGAPAENMKPSEIRAKWGRIEGFVSEDPAGTDDTEYAIFSGLLLARHGSALTVSHVERAWHHWIADLDEGPFRGAGFSERGTLENLRRGLAAPISAQHRHAWSDGLAMRAAPFGVFAAGRPAEAARLVAIDGSVSHDGEGIYGGQAVAAGVAAAMAGGSPASVVSAALSVIPSDSWTARSLRRAVTAAPRGERAVRSAVVIGGYPWTDLAPEAVGLAFGAFAACRGDFPSSVLTAVNMGRDADTTAAVAGALAGALSGAAAIPAAWSSAIGPVRGSCLPSMRGYHVLDIADLLTPECEAPR
- the gltB gene encoding glutamate synthase large subunit, translated to MDGRPAQQGMYDPRNEKDACGVGFVANLTGEATHTLVEQALTVLRNLEHRGATGSEPDSGDGAGILSQVPDAFLREVAGFELPEAGGYAVGIAFLPADGTAQAVAVEQIEAIAAEENLTVLGWREVPVTPDLLGNGARATMPAFSQLFVSNGSTGIELDRKAFVLRKRAEREAGVYFPSLSARTIVYKGMLTTGQLEPFFPDLSDRRFASAVALVHSRFSTNTFPSWPLAHPYRFVAHNGEINTVKGNRNWMKARESQLASEAFGDGVLDRIFPICTPDASDSASFDEVLELLHLGGRSLPHSVLMMIPEAWENHTSMDPARRAFYKYHSTQMEPWDGPACVTFTDGVQVGAVLDRNGLRPGRYWVTDDGLVVLGSEVGVLDIDPAKVVRKGRLQPGKMFLVDTAQKRIIEDDEIKNELAGAAPYAEWLETGEIELSDLPEREHIVHTHASVTRRQQTFGYTEEELRVILAPMARTAGEPLGSMGTDSPIAALSERPRLLFDYFTQLFAQVTNPPLDAIREELVTSLLSSLGPQGNLLESTAASCRSVTLPFPVIDNDELAKLIHINADGDMPGMKAATLSGLYRVSGGGEALAARIEEIRAEADAAIANGARLIVLSDRHSDAEHAPIPSLLLTSAVHHHLIATKQRTQVGLLVEAGDVREVHHVALLIGYGAAAVNPYLAMESVEDLLRAGTFLSGLEPEQAIKNLIYALGKGVLKVMSKMGISTVASYRGAQVFEAVGLNDEFVETYFNGTATKIGGAGLDVIAKEVAARHAKAYPVSGIAATHRALEIGGEYQWRREGEPHLFDPETVFRLQHATRNRRYDIFKQYTARVNEQSERLMTLRGLFGFKSEREAISIDEVESVADIVKRFSTGAMSYGSISKEAHETLAIAMNQLGAKSNTGEGGEDPDRLYDPARRSSIKQVASGRFGVTSEYLVNADDIQIKMAQGAKPGEGGQLPGHKVYPWVAKTRHSTPGVGLISPPPHHDIYSIEDLAQLIHDLKNANPVARIHVKLVSEVGVGTVAAGVSKAHADVVLISGHDGGTGASPLTSLKHAGGPWELGLAETQQTLLLNGLRDRIVVQTDGQLKTGRDVVIAALLGAEEFGFATAPLVVSGCVMMRVCHLDTCPVGIATQNPVLRSRFSGKPEFVVNFFEYIAEEVREILAELGFRTIEEAVGHAELLDTTKAVTHWKAQGLDLEPLFYVPELPEGAVRHALIEQDHGLEKALDNELVELAADALNADSAEAALPVRAQVSIRNINRTVGTMLGHHVTKKFGGAGLPDNTIDLTFTGSAGQSFGAFVPKGITLRLEGDANDYVGKGLSGGRIVVRPDRGADHLAEYSTIAGNTIGYGATGGEMFLRGRTGERFCVRNSGALVVSEGVGDHGCEYMTGGQAVVLGETGRNFAAGMSGGVAYVIDLDPHNVNVGNAGAVEALSDTDKQWLHDVVRRHEEETGSTVAAKLLADWSVAVDRFSKIIPTTYKAVLAAKDAAELAGLSESETTEKMMEAATHG
- a CDS encoding VIT1/CCC1 transporter family protein; translation: MSIIDIEAPLHTAHRDNHTHRDVNGGWLRPAVFGAMDGLVSNLALMTGVAGGAVAPQTVVITGLAGLAAGAFSMAAGEYTSVASQRELVLAELDVERQQLRKHPVDEMEELAELYVSRGVEPPLAREVAMQLSRDPEQALEIHAREELGIDPDDLPSPLVAAVSSFGSFALGALLPVLPYLLGATALWPAVLLALAGLFACGAVVSRVTARSWWYSGLRQLALGGAAAGVTYILGTWIGGAIG
- a CDS encoding glutamate synthase subunit beta, producing the protein MADPKGFLTTPRETACSRPVADRLKDWNEVYVPGSLLPIISKQAGRCMDCGIPFCHNGCPLGNLIPEWNDFSYREDWTAASERLHATNNFPEFTGRLCPAPCESACVLGINQPAVTIKNVEVSIIDKAWDNGDVTPQAPERLSGKTAAVIGSGPAGLAAAQQLTRAGHTVVVYERADRIGGLLRYGIPEFKMEKVHINRRIEQMRAEGTKFRTGIEVGRDITATDLRKRFDAVVIAAGATVSRDLPVPGRELNGIHFAMEYLPLANKVQEGDFMAPPITAEGKHVVVIGGGDTGADCVGTAHRQGAASVTQLEIMPKPGEDRNANQPWPTFPMLYKVTSAHEEGGERVYSVSTTHFEGDEDGNVQALHLIEVAFEDGKLVQKAGTERVLPAQLVTLAMGFTGTDQENGLTQQFGLEMDARGNIDRDASYATNVDGVFVAGDAGRGQSLIVWAIAEGRSAARGVDRFLTGSSALPYPVKPTDRSLMV